The DNA sequence GATCGGCTCGCTGCTGCCGGGCTACCAGAAGTCGCTGACGCAGGTGGGCAACAGCCTGAAAAACGGCCGCTTCGACGAGCGCGGTATTCAGAACCTCAACCGCTCGACCACCCGCCTGCTCGAGAGCGCGCAGAGCCAGGGGCAAGTCATCCGCCCGGTGGCGGTGCCGATTCCGGGGTTGTGACGACAACAGCATGAGGTTTGGCGCGGCCTAATCCGAGTACCACTTCCCAGCTTAAATTGGGGCATGGACCGTTACGATGAAGCAGTTCACGAAGAAGTCTGGCGACGGATAGAGGTCCACGTAGGGCAGAAATTTCGGCAGAAAACGGGTGGGGAGTTTTCCTACTTGCTGACCGGCCGAACTCTTCTTCTTTCTAGCACCAACCAAAGCTTAGGCCCTTCCCAAATAGATGCGGCTTTGGAACTGATGCCCTTGGACAGAGTGAAAGATTTGCAGCACCTACGAGCGCCCTCGTATATCTACGCCATTCTCATGGACGAGAGAATTAGACGCGGTTTGTATTAATTAGGAGAGGTCGCAGGTGTAAAGATCTGCGACCTCCTCACTCATAAGTTGAGCGATTTCAACCGCACTTGCTATATCCACACGCCTGGCACTTCAAGCACCCTTCTTCCCGGATCACGGCCTTCTCCTCGCACACCGGGCAGCGCTCGCGGGTCACGGGGTCCATGCCCTCGACGCTGACGCCACCCAGAGCGGCGGCGGGGGCCGGGGCGGGCAGGTCCACGCTGGCTCCGGCCAGGGGGGGCAGGCTGGCGGCGTCCATGTCCTTGGCGAAGGTGTCGAGCGCGACGGCGATCAGGTCGGCCTTGGACCCCACGAGGCGGCCGTTGTAGGAGCCGTACAGCCCGCCGTTGATGCCCCGCAGCGTCTTGATGATCGCCTGCGCGGGCACGCCGTGTTGCAGGGCGATGGAGACGACGCGGCCCAGCGCCTCGGAGTCGGCGTTCGCCTCGTCTCCGGCGCGGCCCGAGATCACCATGACCTCCACGGGCTTGCCGTTCAGGTGGTTGACCGTGACGAGGAAAGAGCGGCGGTGCCCGCTGGTGGGGTCGGTGAGTTTGACCATGTCGGTGATCCCGCTCAGACGGGTGGGGCGCTCGTACACGGGCGCCGGGGCCGAAGCCGCAGGCCGGGAGGTGGGCGCGGGAACGGGCGCAGCGGGTGCGGGGGCAGCTTCCGGCTGGGGGGCGGCCGGGGCAGGCCGGGCGCTTTCCCCCATCACCTCGGCGGCGGCCTGGGCCGCAGGCTCGGCCTTTTTCTCCTTTTTCTTGCTGGTGGACAGCACCTGGAACTGCCGCGAGCCGTCGCGGTACACGGTGATGCCCTTGCAGCCCGTCTTGTACGCCTCGGCGTAGGCCGTCTGCACGTCCATCACCGTGGCCGAGTTGGGCAGGTTGATGGTCTTGGAGAGGCTGTTGGCCGCGTGCTGCCCGCCGTCGTCAAAGGCCTTTTGCACCGTGCCCTGCATCCTCACGTGGTCCACCGGCTTGATGTCGTGGGCGCACACGAACACCTGCTGGAGGGCTTCGGGGATAAAGGTCAGGCCCACCACCGAGCCGTGGTTCTCGGAGACGGCTTCTGTCACCTTGTCCCAGTCCCAGCCGCCGTCCTTCTCGAGGCCCGAGGGAGCGGGGTACTGGCCCAGCAGCTCCACGAAGAGGGGCGCGAGCAGCGCGCGGTACTCCGAGCCGATCTTGCGCCAGATGAAGGGCGAGAAGACGGGTTCGATGCCGCTGGACACGCCCATCAACATGGAGGTCGTGCCGGTCGGCGCGACGGTCAGCACGGCGACGTTGCGCCGGGCCGGGTGGGGAATCTTCTTGGCGTTGCGGGTGTAGACCGGGTACACGCCGCGCTCCTGGCCCAGCCGCTCGCTCTCGGCCACCGCCTCCTCGCGCAGGGTGCTCATGATCTGGTAGATCGTCTCGCGGCCCGCTTCCGAGTCGTAGCGCAGGCCCAGCTTGATCAGGGCGTCGGCCAGCCCCATCACGCCCAGGCCCAGGCGGCGCAGGTCCTGGCTGGCCACCCGGTTGTCCTCCAGCGCGAACACGTTTACGTCCAGCACGTCGTCGAGAAAGCGCACGCAGGTTCGCACGTCGGCGCGGAACGTCGCGTAGTCGAAGGAGCTGCCCTGCACGTAGGCCGCGAGGTTGATCGCCCCGAGGTCGCAGGGTTCGCCGACGGTGAGGGGGATCTCGCCGCAGGGGTTCGTGCTGCGAATCTCGTAGCGTTTGCCCAGGTTTTTCAGCGCGCTGAATTCGTTCACGCGGTCCACGAAGATCAGTCCCGGCTCGCCCGTGCTCCAGGCGTGCTCGGCGATCTGGTCCCACAGCCACCTCGCCGGAATGCCGGGGCGTTTGTCGGCAGGGTTGTAGCGGCCCTGCGGCGCGCTGCGGTAGAGCGGCACGCCGCGCGCCCCATCCTCGGCGCGGTCGGGGAGGGCGGGCAGGCGGCCGTCGTACATGCCGGGTTCGGGCGAGAGGTAGTACTTGCCGGGCACCTCCTGCACGTCCACGTGCCACAGGCCGTCACGCTCCAGCGTCTGCCAGAACTTCTCGGTGACCAGAATGGAGATGTTGAAGGTCGAGATGTCGCCCTCCGCCGCCTCGCGGTCGAGGTCCTTGGCGGTCAGGAAGTCCAGCACGTCGGGGTGCTCGATGGAGATGGTCGCCATCCCGGCCCCCCGGCGCGTGCCGCCCTGCCGAACCACCCGCAGCACCGGCGCGTACACGAAGCGCAGCGTGTTGATCGGCCCGCTCGACTCGCCGCCCCGGTTGGCCCACTCCAGGAAGTTGTCGAAAATCTCCATCAGAAAGGACACCGGGCCGCTGGAGGTGCCGCCCGACCCCTTGATCGGCGCGCCCTCGGGCCGCATCTGCGACAGGTCGATGCGCGGCTCGACGCCCACCCGGGCGCTCTCGGCCACCGCGCGGGCCGCGTCGACGATGCCGCCCATGTCGTCGGCCACCGCCTGCACCCCGCCCGGCAGCGCCCGGACGATCTGCACGCCGTTTCGCCGCGCCAGGGCGACCAGCTCGGCGGAGATCGCCTCGCCGTACACCACCCGGGTCCAGTTGCGCACCGCCACAGGCTGCTTCTCCCCGTCGGGCTGGGTGGGGGGCCGCATCAGGCCTTCCACGAAATCGGTCACGTCGGGGTGCGCCGCCGCCATGTAGACCCAGCCGCGCACGCCCGCGTCGGGGCGGCTGCTCACGGCGCGGGGCGTGTACACGTCGAGGTTCACGCCGTTGCCGCCGCCCACCTTGGTGACCAGCGCGAGCTTGCGGGCGACCTCCATCACGCCGTCGAAGCTCTCGGGCGCCGAGGCGGTCGCCCCCTGCACGAAGCAGTTCAGGACGTTGCCGTGCTGCGTGCCTGCCCCCGCCAGCACCCGCCCGCCGGGGCAGAACTTCTTCTCGGCCATCAGGTCGTAGTACTTCTGCGCCCAGTGTTCCCGCGCCTCCCCGGCCTCCGCGCCCGCCACCCAGGCTGCGATGCGGCGGAACATCCCCGCGATATCGCCGTCGCCGGGTTGGAGGTATTGCCGCTTGGCAATGTGCTGGGCGTTGTCGTCGAAGTGGCGCAGGGTGGGGTCGGGCGTGGTGGTCATGGCGGCTCCTTGAGGCTGAGGCGGCAACAAAAAACCCTCACCGCCCGCTGGGGGCAGTGTGGAAACGGACGGGCGGAGACCCGCGCTGGGGGGTTCCTCTACGGTGACTGACTTTACCATCCGCCCCGGACTCATACAATGACTTGTACTGTCACCCCAAAAGGGGTACAAGATACGGCCCCCGACCGCAAAGTGGGTCAGGGGCCGCGCAAGAGAACGCCCCTCAGTTCAGCCGGGCCAAGAAACGCCCGCACGACGGGCACTTGACGGGGGGCAGCTTGCCCTGGGCGGCTTTTTGCTGCACGTTGACTGGGAGCATCACGTTGCAGCCGGTGCAGCGGCCCCCCCGGATCTCGACCAGGCCCAGGCCCTTTTTGGCCTTGCGGATCAGGTCGTACTCCTTGACAGTGCGGCTGTCGATGCCGGAGACGAGCGAGGCGCGTTCCTGGCGGGCACCTTCACCCTGGTCGCGCAGGCCCTGCACGCGGGCCTCGTCCTGGGTCTCCAGCTCGGTCAGGGTGGGGCGCAGGGCGCGGTGCTCGGCGCGCAGGTCGGCCGCCTTCCCGGCCAGCTCACGCTGGCGCCCACGCAGGGGCGCGAGGTCTTCTTCCATCTCCTCGGCGCGTTCCGAGAGCATCTGGATGCGGCTGCCGTACTGGGACTGGGCGCGGGCGTCGAAGGCGTTCTTGTCCTGCTCCTCCTGGGCGCGCTGCACCTGCTCGCGGGTGCCTGCCAGGTCCTGCTCAAGCTGGCGAATCTGCTTTTCCACGCCCTCGAGGGTGATCTCGGTGTCCTCCAGGGCGTTGTTGAGGCGTTCTTGCTGGGCGCGGGCGTCTTTCAGGGCGTCCGGGATGCTGGCTTCCTCTGCGCGCAGGCGGTCGAGGTCCAGGTCGAGTTCCTGCACGCGGTACAGGCTCTGAAGGGGTCCGGTGTCGCTCATCGGGACCCAGTCTACCCCTGCCCGGCGGGGCGGAGGCGCGGAGCCTCCAGCCGGGGTCAGCTCTGTTCGGGAAGGGGCGCCGTCGCCCGCGCCGCCGGATGCCCGCTGCGCCGCGCCGGGCGGTAGAGGCCCAGGTAGATCGCCAGCACGCTGCCGGCGTACATCAGCAGGGTCCAGCCGAACAGCAGGTTAAAGGCGAGACCGAAAGGCAGCGCCCCGCGCACCACGCCCGACAGGATGCTGCTGGCCGCCCAGCCCAGGTCCCAGGCGATCACGTTGACGGCCGAGTACATCGGGCGGTCCTCGTCGGGCAGCGCGGTCATCGCGTAGGCGGTGTACACCGGCCCGGCGGCGTTCATCAGCGCTCCCCGGGTGAACAGCGCCGCCGCGACCATCCACAGCTGCGGCGCGAAGCCCAGCACCGCCAGAAAAGGCAGGCTGGCCGCCTGCACCGCGAGCACGGCGGTGAGCTGTCCCAACCGCCGCACCAGCAGGGGTTGCAGCAGCGCCGTGGCGGCGGTCGCCAGACTCGTCCAGGCAAAGAGGGTGCCCAGGCTGGCGTAGTCCACCCGGAACTTGCCCTCGATAAAGACGTTCAGAAAAGGGATGGTCGCCCCCGCCCCCAGCCCGACGAGAACGTTGGGCGCGACCAGCCGGCCCATCGTGAGTTTGTCGCGGATGGCAAAGGAGCGGCCCTCCGGGCGCGGCTTGCCGGAGGGCCGCAAGAACAGCACCGGCACCAGCCCCGCAAGCTGAAACCCCGCCGACACCAGCAGCGCGGCCCGCAGCGCCCCCAGCCCGTCCGGCTCGGTGGCGGTCGCCGCCGCGTACAGCTCGGGCACCCGTCCGCCGAAGAGGTTGCCCAGAAAGCCCGCCCCGGTCATCAGGGCGCTCTGGACGCTGAAGAGGGTCACGCGGCTTTTCTCGTCGCTGTGGTTTGCCATGAAGGGCGACCCGGCGACCATCAGCATGGCGGCGCCTGCGCCTTGCACCAGCGCCCCCGCGATGGCCCCGGCCGGCCCGCCCGCCGTCGCCAGGACCAGCGCCCCGGCCACGCTCAGGACGCTGCCCAGCTGGATGGTCCGCGCGTTGGAGATGCGGCGTGCCAGGGCCACCGCCGGCAGGCTCAGGCCCGCCAACGTCAGTGCCGGAAGCGCGTTGAGCAGCCCCTGCCACTCGGCCCCCAGACCCAGCGCCCGCAGGTAGAAGTTCAGGAACAGGGCCGCGAACGCCTGCGACAGCCCGAAGGTAAAGGCCGAGGCGAGGTAGAGCCAGACCTGTCGGGAGAATTTCCAGGTCATGGGCGGCTCCGCTTCGCGGCTCTGCGGGTCCGCCGGGGAGTGGGCAGTAGGAAGTGGGAAGTGGGACAGGCGCAGCGAGAGCGCAGAGCGCCAGCCGAAGCCCCCACCAACAACGGACCGCTCCCCACTGACCCCCTCACACCCCCACCTTCGGGCAGAAGTCCTGCATCGCGCACGCCGGGCACTGCGGCCGGCGCGCCAGGCAGATGCGGCGGCCGTGCAAGATCAGCGCATGGTGGAGGAAGACCCAGCGGTCGCGCGGAAAGAGCCTCCCCAGGTCGGCCTCGACCTTGTCGGGGTGGGTCTGCTCGCTCAGGCCCAGGCGCCGGGCCAGCCGGCCCACGTGGGTATCCACCGCGATGGCCGGATAGCCGTAGGCGTTGCTGAGAACCACGTTCGCGGTCTTGCGCCCGGCGCCGGGCAGGGCGACCACCGCGTCGAAATCGCCCGGCACCTCGCCGCCGTGGCGCTCGACCAGCAGCCGGGCCAGCGCAGCGAGGTTTCTCGCCTTGCCCCGGTACAGCCCGATGGAGCGGATATACGGCTCGATGTCCTCCGGCGCGGCCCTGCCCAGGGCGTGGGCGTCGGGGTAACGCGCGAAGAGGGCGGGCGTGGCGGCGTTCACGCTCACGTCGGTCGCCTGGGCAGAGAGCACCGTGGCGACGAGCAGTTCGAAAGGATTGCGGAACTTCAGCTCGGTGCGGGCATCCGGGTACAGCCCCTCCAGCGCCGACAGCACCAGCGGCGCGCGGGCCTGGGCGCCGCCGGGGAGGGGGGCCGGGGAGGTCGGGCGGGTCACGCGGGGCAGCCTACACCCCGCCTCCCCGGGGTGTCTGTTCCCGGGAGACACTCGGCGCGGCTGGCCCCCGCCTTGCGGCCCGGCGCGCCGCCCACCTGTGGCCCGCTGGCTGACCTCTCCCCTCTTGGCTCTGCCCCCCCCCGGCTTGCACGCGCCGAGGCCCCTTTGCTATCCTGCCCAGGCTTGCGGGCGGCCGTGCCCGCGCACGGGTCCTTAGCTCAGTTGGTAGAGCGGCGGTCTCCAAAACCGTAGGTCGAGGGTTCAAGTCCTTCAGGGCCCGCCAAGTCAGACTCCCCCGCCTCGCGCGGGGGAGTTTTGCCTGTGCCCAGTTGCCCGACCTCAGCCCTCCTCCGCTGGCGGGGCCTCCTCCGGCGGGCCGGCGGGGTCCGGACCCGGGCGCACCTGCACCGCGCCGAGGCTGCCCAGCGCCGCGCGGGCCGTCACCAGCCACGCGGACGGCACCCGCAGTTCCACCAGCGCGCCGCGGGTCAGCAGGGCAAGGGGCCGGGCCAGCGCCACGCGCAACGCTTCCTCACCGCCGCGTCCCTGCCCCTCCACCCGGCCGAGGCCCAGCGTCAGGTTCAGGCGCAGGGGGCGACCGCCTGCGGGAAGGGGCGGCAGGCCCCCCACCTCCAGCACCAGCGGCCTGGTCTGCCCGGCGAGGCGCTCTCCTCCTCCCAGCGGCAGGGCGGCGCCGTCCTCGCCCGCGCGGGCCAGGACCTGCATCTCCAGCGCGGCGCCATGCAGGCCGGCAGCGTCCAGGGCCTCGCCCTCCCGCACCCCGGCCTCCGCGCGGCGGGCGACGTGGTGCATGTCGGCGGGGTGGCGGCCCCGCGAGCGCGCGACCGGCTGCACCCACAGGTCCCGCAGGTGGTCGCGGGCGGCCTCGCCGGCCGGGCCGTGCAAGATCGCCAGCAGCGCCGGCAGGGCGAGGTCGCTGTAAAGCCGCGCCGGGGCGCCCCCCGGCACCAGCCGCAGCCCGGCCAGGATCGCTTCCGTCTCGGCCGCCAGCGAGGTGCCGCCGGGGCCTGCCCCGCTGGCCTGGCGCACTTGCCGGGACCCGGGCTGCACCGCCCGCGCGGCCCAGCCGGAGAAAGTCTGACGCCGCTCGTGGCGGGTGCTTCCGTCGGTATAGACGTGCCAGAGGTCTTCCGGGTCCGGACGGCGGGCCTCAGGCATCGGGCAGGCCGGGAAAGTGGGGCAGGCCCGGCCGCCGCGCCGCGCGCAGGTGGCGCCGCCGGGGCCGCTCGTCGCCGGGGGCGGCCCCGGCGCCGATGTCGCGCCGTTCGCGCAGGGCGGGAAGCATGGGAAGCATCATTCCCGCCCGCTTGGCCCGGGTCAAGACACGGTGGTCCGGGGGCGCAGGGCCTAGGCTGGGGGCCTTCCATGCCCGTGACTGTCCCGCCGCCTGCCGCCCGCCCCGACGCCTCCGCCGCCCTGCGCTTTCCCGAATTCCGCGCGCTGCTGCTCTCCTCGGCGGCCTCGTCGCTGGCGAGCCGGATGCTGGCCGTCGCGGTCGGCTTTCAGGTGTACGAGCTGACGCGCAGCCCGCTGGCGCTGGGCTGGCTGGGGCTGGTCGAGGCGGTTCCGGCGCTGGGGCTGGCCCTGATCGGCGGGCACTACGCCGACCGCCTCGACCGCCGCAGCATCCTGCTGGTGACCCGGCTGGTGTTCGCAGCCTGCGCGGCGGGGCTGGCCTTCGTCTCGTGGGAGGCGGGGCCGCAGACCCCAGTGACGCAGACGCTGGCGCTGCTGTACGGGCTGGTGTTCGTGGCGGGGGTCGCGCGGGGGTTCGGGGACCCGGCCTCGTCGGCGTTCGAGACGCGGATCGTGCCGGCCCCGGCCTTTGTGAACGCCTCCGCGTGGCTGGGCAGTGTGGGGCAGGCGACGGGCATCGTGGGTCCGGCGCTGGGCGGGCTGCTGCTGGCCTCGTGGAGCGCGGGCGGCACCTACGCGCTGGTCGCGGGGCTGACGCTGCTGGCCTGGGCGGGGCTATGGCGCATCTCGCCCAAGCCCCAGCCCGCGCCCCCGGCGCACGAGCGGCGGCGCGACAGCCTCCTGGGAGGCCTCCGGTTCGTGCGGCGCGACCCGGTGATCCTGGGGTCGATGGCGCTCGACCTCTTCGCGGTGCTGTTCGGCGGGGTGGTGGCGCTGCTGCCGGTCTTTGCCCGCGACATCCTGCGGGTGGGGCCGCAGGGCCTGGGGCTGATGCTGGCGGCCCCGGCGGTGGGCGCCCTGCTGGTGATGCTGTGGGCCACCCGTCACCCGCCGCTGCGAAACAGCGGGCGCACGCTGCTGCTGGGGGTGGCAGGCTTCGGGGTCAGCATCATCGTGTTCGCGCTCTCGCGGGATTTTTATCTGTCACTGGTCGCGCTCTTTTTTACGGGTGTCTTCGACGGGGTGAACATGGTGATCCGCAAGGCGATCCTGCGGCTGCGGACGCCCGACCACCTGCGCGGGCGGGTCGCGGCGGTCAGCCTGCTCTTCATCGGGTCGAGCAACGAACTCGGCGCGCTGGAAAGCGGCGTTGCGGCCAGCCTGCTGGGCACGGCGCGCTCGGTATGGGCGGGCGGACTGGTCACGCTGCTGGTCGTCGCGCTGGTGGCGTGGCGGGTGCCGGGGCTGCGCTCGCTGCACCTGGGAGAGGAGGGGCCGGGGGACCGGCCACCCGAGCCGCAGGTGGGGGAAACGGTTTCACGGGCCTGAGCCGCAGGACGCGGTCCCCCCCTCTACTCCCCGTCCAGGTCCACGAAGCGCAGGTCGAGGTCCGGCAGCCCTTCCACGAAGCCGTGCAGCAGCTCCAGCGCGCCCACGAGGTCCGCGAGGTCGAGCACCTCGACCGGGCTGTGGGTGGAGCGGTTGGCGACCGACACCGCGCCGGCCGGAATGCCCCGGCCCGCGTGTTGCAGGGCGCCCGCGTCGGTGCCGATGCCCTTCAGGAGTTCGTGCTGCACCGCCACGCCCCGCGCCCCGGCCGCCGCCTCCAGCCCGCGCCGCACGGCGGGGTGCGCCAGCGTGGAAAAGTCCATCACCTTGATCGCCGGACCCGCGCCCAGGCGGAGGTGTGCGCCCGCCAGTTCGGGCGTGTCGTCGGCGGCCGTCATGTCGAGCGCGAGGGCCACGTCGGCCCCGTTGGCCTGGGCCACCGCCTGGGCGCCGCGCAAGCCCACTTCCTCCTGCACGGTAAAGGCCACGACCAGCGTGACGGGCGGCGGCGTGTCGCGGTAGCGCTCCAGCAGGGCCAGCAGCACCGCGCAGCCCGCCCGGTCGTCGAGGGCGTGCGCCGTGTAGCGTCCGCTGCCCCGGCCCAGCTCGGTTAGCTCGCCCACGAAGCCGACCGGATCGCCCACGCGGACGTCCATCCCGGCGACCTCGTCTGCCGTGCGGGCGCCGATGTCCACGTACAGCTCGGCGTAGGGCACCACCCGGGAGCGGTCCGCGTCGGCCAGCAGGTGCGCGCTCTTGGTGCCGATCACGCCGAGCAGCCGCTCCTGAGACGTGCGAATCCAGACGCGCTGGGCAGGCAGAATGCGGTCGTCGCTGCCGCCCACCTTTTCCAGCCGCAGGAAACCGCCGGGCGTGACCTGCCGCACCCGGAAGCCGATCTCGTCGAGGTGGGCGGCCAGGATCAGGCGCCGCGCCCCGGGGGCTGCCGCCTCGCGCACGGCGACGACGTTGCCGAAGGCGTCCACCTCCACCCGGTCGGCCAGCCCCGAGGCGGCCCGGAACACGGCGCGAATCACGTCTTCCTCCGAGCCGCTGGGGCCGGTCAGGGTGACGAGCAGGCGCAGCTGGGCGAGGATGGCGTCGGCGGAGGCCGCGTCGGTCGGGTGACTGGACATGCGGACAGGATAGAAGGCGCCGGGCGCAGGCGGGGGCTTCAGTGAGCCGCGCAACGCCGTCGGACCACCGAGAAGTCCGGCGGCGTTCTGGGGGCGGGGTTACCTCTCGAGTTCGGTGCGGGCGCGTTCCCAGTCGCTGACCCGGCTGATCTCCGCGAGGTCGTCCGCGCTGAGCTGTACGTCCAGCGTGCCCAGCAACTCGCGCAGCTGCCCCACGCTGTTGGCCCCGATGATGGGCGCCGTGACGCCCGGCTGGGCCAGCAGCCAGGCCAGCGCGACCTGGGCGGGGTGGGCGCCGTGACGGTCCGCGACCGCGACGAGCGTCTCGACCGTGTCGAAGTTCTGCTCGCTGAAGCGCCGCGCGGCGTTCTCGCTCGCCCGCACGCTGCCCGGCAGCGGCTGGCCCCGGCGGTACTTGCCGGTCAGCATCCCGCCGCCCAGCGGACTCCAGGGAATCACGCCCAGCCCGTACTCGGTCGCCACCCGCGCCAGCTCGCGCTCGAAGTTCGCGCGGGTGGGCGAGAGCAGGCTGTATTCGGGCTGGATGCTGACAAAGGCTTCCAGGCCCCGGCGGTCACTCGTCCACAGGGCCTGCATCAGCCGCCACGCGGAGTAGTTCGAGCAGCCGATGTAGCGCACGTACCCGCGCTGCACCAGCTCGGAAAAGGCCGCCAGCGTCTCCTCGATGGGCGTCTGCGAGTCGATCCAGTGCGCCTGATACAGGTCGATGTGGTCCACGCCCAGGCGGCGCAGGCTGTCCTCACAGGCCTGCATGATCCAGCGCCGCGACAGCCCCTCGCGCTGGTGGACGCTGCCCCGGCCCTCGACCCCGCGCTCGCCCATCGGCCCGCGCACCTTGGTGGCGATCACCACGTCGTTCCGGCGGCCCCGCGCCCTGAGCCAGCGGCCGATGACCTCCTCGGACACGCCGCCGGGATTGCCCGGCGTCCAGGTCGTGTAGATGTCGGCGGTGTCGATGAAGTTGCCGCCCGCCGCGTGGTAGACGTCGAGCAGGTCAAAGGCGGTGGCCTCGTCGGCGGTCCAGCCGAACTGCATGGTGCCCAGGCCCAGGGGAAAGAGGTGCAGGCCGCTGCGGCCCAGCTGACGGTAGGGGGTCATGGGGACACGTCCTTTCGGGGAGACGGGAGGCGCCGGAAAGCTTCAGTCCCCGCGCTCGGCGGTCGCCTCACGCAGCCAGGACTGGAACTCGGGCAGGGCGCGGTCGAAAGGCAGGGCGACGATCTCGGGGACCTCGTAGGGATGCATGCCCCGGATGCGGCTTTCGAGGTCCGGGTAGCGCTCGCCGGTCGTCTTGACCAGCAGCAGGGTCTCGGGTTCCTCGGCCACCTCGCCCTCCCAGCGGTAGACGCTGTGGACGCCGGGCAGTACGTTCACGCACCCGGCCAGGCGTTCATGGACCAGCGTCCGGGCCAACTCGTGGGCGCGCCCGGAAGGCACCGTGACCAGCACGACAAGTGACATAGCCTGCCCAGCATAGCCGGGGCGGCGGGGCCGCCATGCCCGGCGATTATTGAGCTTTCTCACGCGGGGGGCGGGGGGTGGGCCGCGCGGCCCGCGCTCAGGGCACCCGCAGGGCCGCGCAGTTCTCGCCGGGCGTCTCGGGGGCACCCTCGGCCACCACGATCTGTTCGTCGCCTCCCACAAAGCCCTGACAGCGGGCCAACACTTCCAGATACCCGGGGTCGAGGGCGCCGCGTTCGGCCTCGCGCAGCACGCGCAGGTCACGCTCCAGCGCCGCGATACGCGCGTTGGTCGCGCGGGTGTCCTGCTGCCAGTTGAGGGTGCGGTAGGTCAGGTTGCCCAGCTGAAAGGTGAGCTGCACGATGCCCAGCCCGGTCAGGGCGCAGGCGAACATCAGGGTCAGGGGCAGGCGCTGCACCTGCCGCCAGCGCGTCCCCAGGCCCCGGGACGGCGGGGGCGGGGGCGGCGGCGGGTCCTGGGCGGTCATGAGCCAGAGCATAGCGCCGCGCGGCGTGAGGGGCAGAGAGGGGCACAGAGCCGCAGCCCGCCGGGGCGGCAGGTGGTCTAATGGCGGCCATGAGCATGAGCGAGACCGGACCGCGCCCCCCGGCGGGGGCCTTGGCAGACCTCGACTGGACGCGCGCCCACCGCAGCGAGATCCAGATGCGCTACGGCGACATCGACGCGATGGGGCACCTGAACAACGCCGTGTACGTCCAGTACCTCGAAACGTCGCGGGTGCTGCTGATGCGCGAGCTGGAGGTGCCGGACCGCGAGGACCGCTCGGTGATCGCCCGGCTGGAACTCGACTACCGCCGCGAGGTGCTGTGGGGCCAGCGGGTCGCGGTCGAGTCGCTGGTCGAGCGCCTGGGCCGCAGCAGTTGGACGGTGGTCTCGCGCCTGACCGCCGACGGCCTGCCCTGCGCCTACGCCCGCACGGTGCAGGTGCGGGTCGACGCCGCCCACCGCCCCGAGGTCCTGCCCCCCGCCCTGCGCGCCCGGCTGGAGACGCTGCTCGCCGCGCCTCTTCAGGCCGGGGTGGCCCCCCCCCGCACCCCATGAGCGGCTCCCCGCACTTCGACGACCGCGTGCTGTACCAGGGCGACGTGTGGGTGCGCCTCGACACCCTGCCCCGGCTGCTGGCGGAAGGCTGGCGGCGCACGCTGGCCCAGGGCGGCGTGGTCACGGTGGTCCGCACGCCCTTTCAGTGGGCGATG is a window from the Deinococcus budaensis genome containing:
- a CDS encoding M42 family metallopeptidase encodes the protein MSSHPTDAASADAILAQLRLLVTLTGPSGSEEDVIRAVFRAASGLADRVEVDAFGNVVAVREAAAPGARRLILAAHLDEIGFRVRQVTPGGFLRLEKVGGSDDRILPAQRVWIRTSQERLLGVIGTKSAHLLADADRSRVVPYAELYVDIGARTADEVAGMDVRVGDPVGFVGELTELGRGSGRYTAHALDDRAGCAVLLALLERYRDTPPPVTLVVAFTVQEEVGLRGAQAVAQANGADVALALDMTAADDTPELAGAHLRLGAGPAIKVMDFSTLAHPAVRRGLEAAAGARGVAVQHELLKGIGTDAGALQHAGRGIPAGAVSVANRSTHSPVEVLDLADLVGALELLHGFVEGLPDLDLRFVDLDGE
- a CDS encoding aldo/keto reductase codes for the protein MTPYRQLGRSGLHLFPLGLGTMQFGWTADEATAFDLLDVYHAAGGNFIDTADIYTTWTPGNPGGVSEEVIGRWLRARGRRNDVVIATKVRGPMGERGVEGRGSVHQREGLSRRWIMQACEDSLRRLGVDHIDLYQAHWIDSQTPIEETLAAFSELVQRGYVRYIGCSNYSAWRLMQALWTSDRRGLEAFVSIQPEYSLLSPTRANFERELARVATEYGLGVIPWSPLGGGMLTGKYRRGQPLPGSVRASENAARRFSEQNFDTVETLVAVADRHGAHPAQVALAWLLAQPGVTAPIIGANSVGQLRELLGTLDVQLSADDLAEISRVSDWERARTELER
- the cutA gene encoding divalent-cation tolerance protein CutA; this translates as MSLVVLVTVPSGRAHELARTLVHERLAGCVNVLPGVHSVYRWEGEVAEEPETLLLVKTTGERYPDLESRIRGMHPYEVPEIVALPFDRALPEFQSWLREATAERGD
- a CDS encoding cell division protein FtsB, producing MTAQDPPPPPPPPSRGLGTRWRQVQRLPLTLMFACALTGLGIVQLTFQLGNLTYRTLNWQQDTRATNARIAALERDLRVLREAERGALDPGYLEVLARCQGFVGGDEQIVVAEGAPETPGENCAALRVP
- a CDS encoding acyl-CoA thioesterase codes for the protein MSMSETGPRPPAGALADLDWTRAHRSEIQMRYGDIDAMGHLNNAVYVQYLETSRVLLMRELEVPDREDRSVIARLELDYRREVLWGQRVAVESLVERLGRSSWTVVSRLTADGLPCAYARTVQVRVDAAHRPEVLPPALRARLETLLAAPLQAGVAPPRTP